In Bacteroidota bacterium, one DNA window encodes the following:
- a CDS encoding phosphoesterase, which produces EHGGVQDMPGEAWHPYQGKYFVTPPFAEYPSGHSVFSGAAAEILERFRKSRFFGASVVVPAGASKIETGAPAYDIELRWATFYDASREAGMSRLYGGIHFEKGNLDGLSMGEQVAQKVWQKCTALWQGRF; this is translated from the coding sequence ATGAGCATGGCGGTGTACAGGATATGCCCGGCGAAGCATGGCATCCATACCAGGGGAAATATTTTGTAACGCCGCCTTTTGCTGAATACCCATCCGGGCATAGTGTATTTAGCGGTGCTGCTGCTGAGATTCTCGAACGGTTCAGAAAAAGCCGTTTCTTTGGCGCATCTGTTGTTGTGCCAGCTGGGGCGTCCAAGATAGAGACTGGCGCTCCCGCTTATGACATAGAGCTGAGATGGGCCACATTTTATGACGCTTCGCGAGAAGCCGGTATGTCACGGCTTTATGGAGGCATTCACTTTGAAAAAGGAAACCTCGATGGCCTGAGCATGGGAGAGCAGGTAGCACAAAAGGTATGGCAAAAATGCACTGCCTTATGGCAAGGTCGATTCTAA
- a CDS encoding ParA family protein: protein MVISVAIQKGGSGKTTTVMNLAAALRDIGKKVLLLDLDPQNNLTQALGIESASDENIYQLLKTAAGGTRPDITAAIVHKNGMDLIPGTLDLAHAELELVSVYGREQLLQEMLASVRDKYNYILIDCPPAIGMLTVNALVASDYIIMPMQAEFLPLRGLQSFMRFYNRVKKLNPALAILGILITRYDTRVGMSQKVIDEILEEKTLGPRLFDTKIRINNALAKAQEHGQDIFTFDPASNGAMNYMALAFEVQSRLETASV from the coding sequence TTGGTCATAAGCGTTGCCATACAAAAAGGAGGATCCGGGAAAACAACAACAGTCATGAATTTGGCTGCTGCGCTCCGGGATATCGGAAAAAAAGTGTTACTGCTGGATCTTGATCCACAAAATAACCTGACCCAGGCCCTGGGTATTGAAAGCGCGTCCGACGAGAACATCTACCAACTCCTTAAAACTGCAGCTGGCGGAACCAGACCCGATATAACCGCAGCAATTGTGCACAAAAATGGGATGGATTTGATTCCAGGCACGCTCGATTTGGCACACGCGGAACTGGAACTGGTGAGCGTGTACGGCCGGGAGCAATTGCTGCAAGAAATGCTGGCCAGCGTCCGGGATAAATACAACTACATTCTGATCGACTGCCCGCCCGCTATTGGCATGCTCACCGTAAATGCGCTGGTGGCTTCCGATTATATCATCATGCCCATGCAGGCAGAATTTCTCCCCTTACGTGGCTTGCAAAGCTTCATGCGTTTCTACAACCGGGTGAAAAAACTCAACCCAGCCCTGGCGATTTTGGGCATTCTCATCACACGCTATGACACGCGGGTGGGCATGAGTCAAAAGGTGATTGACGAAATTCTGGAAGAAAAAACGCTGGGCCCCAGGTTGTTCGACACAAAAATCCGCATCAACAACGCGCTTGCAAAAGCACAGGAGCACGGCCAGGATATTTTTACCTTCGACCCGGCGTCGAACGGTGCGATGAATTACATGGCGCTTGCCTTTGAAGTCCAAAGCCGGCTGGAAACTGCGAGCGTCTGA